One Baekduia alba genomic window, GGCGGTGAGCAGCACCATCGCCAACCCGTACATGACCCACGTGCCGATCAGGCCGACGGCCGGCAGCGCGACGTCGAAGTCGCCGAGCCAGGACTTGGCGAGGCCGCCGAGTCCGATCGACCGCAGCGTCTCGTTGATCGGCCCGTCGTTGGGGTCGTAGATCATCCGCCACATCACGGCGACGACGACGAGCGCGATGACCTGGGGCAGGAAGAGGACGACGCGGAAGAACGCGAAGCCGCGGATGTGACTGCGCGCGACCAGGCCCGCGATCAGCAGGCCGATCAGCAGCGGGATCACCGCGTAGAAGATCAGGAGGACCAGCGCGTGCCCGAACGCCTCGCGCTGGACGGGGTCCGACAGGACGTCGGCGTAGTTGTGCAGGCCGACCCACTTGCCGGCCGTGATGCCGTCCCACTGGAACAGCGACAGCCACACGCTGTGGACCAGCGGGGCGAGCGTGAACGTCCCGAAGATCAGCGCCGCCGGGATCAGATACAGGTACGCGACGCGACGCGGCTCGCCCGGGGGCCGGTCGCGGGCACGCCCGCCGAACCGGACGCGGCGCGCCGGCTCGGGAGCGTCCGCGGACGCGCCCCCGCCGCGCCCGAGCGCGACGGGGGTGTCCGCGGTGGCGACGGGACGCGCCATCGGGTCAGCTGCTCTTCGAGGCGTCGACCTTCTCCTGCACGCCCTTGGTGAAGTCGGTCGGCGAGTCCTTGCCGGCCAGCATCTGCTGGATCGCGCCGCCGAGGTCGTCGCCGAACGTCGGCGTCGTGTAGTCGGCGTACGGGATCAGGCCGTCGGCGTCGCCGAGCGCCTTCCACGCCGTGGCCACGTCCTTGGTCAGGGCCGCGCTCGGAGCGGGGGCGTCGTACTTCATCGCCGGCAGGTTGTCCGTCTGGGCCAGCACGTTGGTGGCGTTCTGGTCGGTCAGGAAGTCGATGTACGCCGCGGCGACGTCCGGGTGCTTGGACTTCGACGTCACCGTGAACGGCAGGCTCTCGCCGCCCAGCGCCACGGGGTCGCCGCCGGCCTGCTGCCCCGGCAACGGCATGAAGCCGACGTTGTCGCCCATCTGCTTGGCGAGGTCGGCCACCAGCCAGGTGCCGGCGATCAGGAAGTGGCCGCGGCCCTTGGCGAAGCGCTGCCACGCCGGGTCGTAGCCGGTGCCGTTGAAGTCGTCGGTGAAGTACCCCTTCTTGGCCCAGTCCTGGATCTTGGCCGCCGCGTCCTGGAACTCGGGGGTGTCGAACGACGCGCCGCTCTTCTGGAACACGAAGTCGCGGACGCTCTGCTTGGGCGCGACCTGGCCGAGCACGGTCTCGTACTCGTGGATGCCGGGCCACTTGTCGAGGTTGCCGAACTGGATCGGCACGTCGCCGCTCTGCTTGGCCGCCGCGAGCTGCTGCTCGAACTCGGCCAGCGTCTTCGGCGGCGTCGTGACCTTCTTCTTGTTGTAGAAGACGCCGACGATCTCGCCCATCTGCGACAAGCCGTAGAGGTCGCCGCTGCCGAACGTGGTGCCGTTGGCCTCGAACTTGTTGAGGTCGAGCAGCAGGCTCGGGTAGCGATCGGCCCAGCCGTAGATCTTGGCGTAGTCGTCGATCGGCCGCAGGAGCTTGGCCTTGACGAGCTGGCCCATGACCCCGAGGCCCTGGTTGGCCTCCACGACGTCCGGCGCCTTGGGGCCGGAGACCGCGAGCTTCAGCGTCGTGTTGAGGTCGTCGAACGACTTCGCCACGCGCTTGATCTTCACGTTGGGGTACTTGGCCTGGAACTGCTTGTTGAGCTCCTTGATCTGCGCCGCCTGGCCACCGCGGACCTCCTGGTCCCAGACGGTCAACGTCACGTTGCCCGCCTTGGCGATGTCCGGCTTGGCCTGCGCCGCCGTGGTGGTCTTCGGCGCGTTGGAGCTGTCGTCGCCGCCCGGCGTGCCGCAGCCTGCGGCCAGCGCCGTGGCGCCGATCGCCACCACCGATCCCAACACCCTCGATGCCTTCATGTGAACCTCTCCTCGCTCTTCCTAGGAACCCGCGCCCCATACGCGCGGAGACGACGAATGGGCCGGAACCGCCAGCCCGCGTTCTGCACCCGCCGCGACGAGCGCGGCGCGACCCTGCGCGCCCGCCACCGCGGTCGGGACCCGCACCGACAGCGCGGCGGCCAGGCAGGCCCACCGCAAGGAGTCCTCGGGCGTCCCGCCCGCCAGGTCGCTCCAGATGTAGGCGGCCGTGAACAGGTCGCCGGCGCCGGTCGTGTCGACCACCGGGTCGACCACCACGCCGGGGACTCGGACCACGTCCTGGTCGCGGTCGGCGCTCAGGGCGCCGTCGGCGCCCAGCGTGACCACCACGCGCGGGGCCGCCGCGGTCAGGGCGCGTGCCGCGTCGGCGACGTCGTCGCGCCCGCTCAGCACCCGCGCCTCGCGCGCGTTGACGATCAGCGCCCGCGCGCGGGCCAGCTCGGTAGGGAGCGCGCCGCCGGCGTGGGCGCGCGCGCCGTCGTCGCCGATCGTGGCGTAGGACGACGCGTCCTCCGGCACGCAGGCCAGGCGCTGCACCGACAGCACGACCGCGCGCGGCGCGAACCCCGCGACGTCGCCGGCGGTGAGCTCGGCGTCGGCGTCGTAGGTCGCCATCGCGCGCTCGCCGTCGGTCGGCATGACGACGGTGACCGACGTCCGCGCGACCTGGCGGTCGTTGACGGCGACGCCCTCGTCGGCGAGCACCGCGCGGACGGCGTCGCCGTCGGCGTCGGCGCCGAGCGGGAACGCGAGCCCGACCGACAGCCCGAGGCGCGCGGCGCCGATCGCGACCGTCGCGGCGCCGCCGGGCGAGCGCAGCAGCTCGCGCGCATGGCGCTCCTCGCCCGCAGCGGGCAGCGCGTCGAGACCCAGGAAGGTCATGTCGACGAACGCGGCGTCACCGCAGACGAGGTCGATGGTCACTGCGCGAACGCCTCCGCGAGGCCCGGCAGCCGCTCGCAGTAGCCCTCGAAGATCTCGCGCGCGGTGTTCACCGACGGCACGAGCGGGTGCAGCGCCAGCGCGCGGATCGCCTGCTGGCGCGAGCCCGACAGCGCGGCGTCGATCGTCGTGCGCTCGACGTCCTTCATCGTCTCGACCAGCGCGCGGGCGTGCGGCGCGACCTCGCCGATGGCGACGGGCACCGGACCGTTGCGCCCGACGACGCACGGCACCTCGACGACCGCCCGCTCGTCCAGGAAGGGCAGGGCGGAGCGGTTGGCGGTGTTCAACACCAGCACGGCGCGGGTGTTGTTGGCGATCGCGTCGAGGACGGCCATGGCCTCCCCCTCATACCCACCATTGACGTCGATCTCATGCTCGCACGCGTCACCGGCCGCCGAACGGGCCTCGGCCATGTACGTCCGCTCGCGGTCGTGGCGCGTCCCGCGCCAGCTCTCCAGCGCCGTTCCAGGCGGCTGCTCACCCTCGGCGTAGAACGCGCGCTGCTGCTTGAGCAGGAAGGCGCCGCGCGACTCCGGGCTCTGGCGGATCGCGTTGACCGTGTCGGCCGCGTAGTAGAAGTAGTACAGGTACTCGTTGGGGATCATCTCCAGCGAGCGCAGCCAGTCGCCGCCGAAGAGGCGGCCCTCCTCGAAGGTGCCGAGCTTGTCGTCGGCCTCCAGCAGCGCGGGCAGGAGCTCGCGGTCGCGGTCGCGCACGCCGTGCAGCCAGCCCAGGTGGTTGAGGCCGAAGTAGTCGAACCACAGCTCGTCGTGGTCGCGGCCCAGCGCGCGGGCCACGCGGCGGAAGAGGCCGGCGGGCGAGTCGCAGATCCCGATCGCGCGGTCGCCGAGCACGCGCTGCACGGCCTCGGTGACCATGCCGGCCGGGTTGGTGAAGTTGACGAGCCACGCGTCGGGCGCGTGCTCGGCCATCGTCTCGGCCAGCTCCATCATCACCGGGATCGTCCGCAGCGCGAAGCAGATGCCGCCGGGACCGGTGGTCTCCTGTCCAAGGACCCCCAGCCCCAGCGGCACGCTCTCGTCCACGACGCGTCCTTCGAGCTGCCCTACGCGGATCGCGCACAGCACGAAGTCGGCGCCCTGCACCGCATCCACGAGGTCGGTCGTGCCGCGGAACGGCAGCTTGACCTCGTGCTCGATGGCCAGCCCGCTGAGCACCGGCGCGATGCGGTCAAGGCGGGAGCGGTCGACGTCGTGCAGGACGACCTCGTCGATCCCGAGACGCTCGCGGAGTCCCAGCAGCGCGGTGTAGACCAGGGGGACCCGGAATCCGCCGCCGCCGACGATCGTGAGCTTCATGCGATGGTTACCTCGATGCCGGCGTCTTCGATGGCCGAGCGGTCCGGAGCCGGCAGGTCCGCGTCGGTGATGATCTGGTCAAGGTCCTCGGGGCCGCAGATGCGCACGACCCCGTTCATGGAGAACTTCTCGGAGTCGGCGAGCAGCACCACGCGGGCGGCGGCGCGGATCATGGCCCGCTTGATCGGCACCTCGATCATGGTGGTGTCCCACACCGAGAGGTCCTGGTCGACCGCGCTGGTGCCCAGGAACGCGACGTCGGCGCTGAGCTGGCGCAGCGCGTCCTCGGCGAGCACGCCGACCGTCGAGAGGTAGTTGCGGCGCACGAGGCCGCCGGGGAGCACGAGCTCGACGGTGTCGTCGGCGCGCAGCTCGTCGAGCACGGCCAGGTTGGTGGTGATGAGCGTGATGTCGCGGCCGCGCAGGTGGCGTGCGACCTGCAGCGCGGTCGTGCCGATGTCGAGCATCACGGTCTGGCCGTCCTGGACCAGCCCGGCCGCGACGCGGCCGATGCGGTCCTTGGCCTCCTGGCCTTCGAGCGCGATCTCCGCGAACGGGCGCTCGGGCACGGTGTGGACCGCGCCGCCATGGACGCGCTCGAGCTGGCCGGCGTCCTGGAGCGCGCGCAGGTCGCGGCGCACGGTCATCTCCGACACCTCGAAGGCGCGGGCGAGGTCCGAGACGTGGGCGGTCCCGCTGCGCACGGCGTTCAGGATGCGCTGGCGCCGCTGTGCGGGGACCATCACACGTTCGGCCATGACGCCTCGCGGTGTTCGTATGTGGAACGCGCTTCCGGCACTGACGCCGCGAACATTACAACTTCGGACAGAAGTCTGTGCGAAATTGTTGACGAGTGATCGCGGCGGCGTTAGCTTGCCGGCCCATGGACGCCGTCCGACGCCAGCCGAGCTCCGTCCGCTCGGCGCTCGCAGGAGCCCCCATCTCGTGGGGCGTATGCGAGGTGCCCGGGTGGGGCGCGATGCTCCCGCCGGCGCGCGTGTTCGAGGAGATGGCGTCGCTCGGGCTGGGCGCGACCGAGCTCGGCCCGGTCGGCGACTGGCTGCCGCTGGACGCCGCGGCGATCCGCCGCGCGACCGATGCCTATGACTTGCAGCTGGTCGGCGGGTTCGTGCCGCTGGCGCTGCACCGCGACGACGCCACGACGGCCGCCGAGCTGGACCGGGCCCAGCGGATCGGCTCGGTCATGGCGCAGGCCGGGGCCGACACGTTCGTGGTGGCCTTGGTCGAGGACGACGCCTGGTCGGCGCCCGCCGCGCTCGACGAGGCGGCGTGGTGGCAGTTGGCCACGCACTTGGAGCAGCTGTCGCTGGTGGTCGCCGACCTCGGCATGACCGCGGTCGTGCACCCACACCAGGGCACGCTGATCGAGCGCGCCGAGGCGGTGGACAGGCTGGCGTCGTTGATCGACGTCGCGTGGTGCCTGGATCCCGGCCACCTCGCGCTCGGCGGCTACGACCCGCTCGCGTTCGTGGAACGCTACGGCGCGCGCGTCCTGCACGTCCATCTCAAGGACATCGACTTGCGGGTCGCCGCGCGCCTGAACGCCGGCGAGCTGACGCTGATGGCCGCGGTCCAGGCCGGGCTGTTCGTGCCGCTCGGCACCGGCGACGCCGGCATCGCGGACGTCGTCGCCGCCCTCGACGCGCGCGGCTACGACCGCTGGATGGTCCTCGAGCAGGACTGCGCGATCGTCGGCCCCGAGCCGGCGCCCGGCGACGGCCCGGTCCTCGCCGTGGCCGAGAGCGTGCGGTTCCTGGCCGGGATGGAGGCGGCGCGATGAGCGACGGCGCCGCCGTCCGCATCGGCATCCTGGGCCTCGGCCGGATCGGGACGCTGCACGCCGAGCTGCTCGCGCGGCGCGTCGCGGGCGCGCGCGTGACGCGCGTCTTCGACGTCGACGGCGCGCGGGCCGCCGCGGTCGGCGCCGCGCTGGACGTCGTGGTCGCGGGCTCGGCGACGGCGCTGCTCGAGGCCGACGACGTCGACGCGGTCGCGATCTGCACGAGCACCGACACGCACGCCGCGCTGATCGAGGCGGCGGCGCGGGCCGGCAAGGCGATCTTCTGCGAGAAGCCGGTGTCGCTGGACCTCGCCGCGGTCGACGCGGCGCTCGACGCGGTCGTCGACGCGAGCCTGACCTTCCAGATCGGCTTCAACCGGCGCTTCGACCCCGCGCACGCGGCCGTGCGCCGGGCGGTCGCCGACGGCGTGGTCGGCGCGCCGCAGCTCGTGCGCGTCACCTCGCGCGACCCGGCGCCGCCGCCGCTGTCCTACGCCGCGACGTCCGGCGGCCTGTTCCTCGACATGACCATCCACGACTTCGACATGGCGCGGTTCGTGACCGGCAGCGAGGTCGTGCGCGTCAGCGCCTTCGGCGCCGCGCGCGTGGTCCCCGAGCTCGCCGAGCTGGGCGACGTCGACACCGCGGTCGTGGTCCTCGAGCACGCCGACGGCTGCCTGACGACGATCGACAACGCGCGCCAGGCGGCCTACGGCTACGACCAGCGCGTCGAGGTCCACGGCGCGCTCGGGATGGCGACGTCGGAGAACCCGCCCGCCCACACCGGCAGCGTCAGGACCGCGAACGGCACCGCGTCCTCCGTCCTGCCCCACTTCTTCCTCGAGCGCTACGCCGCCGCGTTCGCCGCCCAGTGGGACGCGTTCGTCGCGGCCTGCCGGGACGGCGGTCCCGGCTCCCCCGGCGTGGCCGACGCCCGTGCCCCGCTGGCCATCGGCCTGGCCGCGCTGCGGTCCCGGGCCGAGCGCCGCCCGGTCGACCTCGCCGAGGTCGATCCTCCCCCGCTGTCCCGACCCCTCACCACCTCCCCGACCCAGTAGGGCCGGTGCCGCCCGCGCCATCCCCCGCGAGCGGCGCCGGCCGGGCACTACCGTGCGGAGCCCGCATGGCCCGCACCCCCGCACCCGCTCCGCCCACGTCCTCGATGCCCACGGGGCTGGACACGCGGACGCTCGTGCGGCGCGCCGCGCAGGCCGCCGCGCTGCTGTTGGTGTTGGTGCTCGTCGCGGTCCTGGCCCCCGGGCTCGGCGAGGTCCGCGACCGGCTCAGCGGCGCGTCACCCGGCTGGCTCGCGCTCGCCGTCGTCTTCGAGGTCCTGTCCTCGTTGTCCTACGTGGTGATGTTCCGGCCGGTGTTCTGCTCGCTGATGAGCTGGCGCTCGGCGGCCGAGGTGGGGCTCTCGGAGGTCGGCATGGGCTCGATCGTGCCGGCGTCGGGCGCCGGCGGCGTCGCGCTCGGCGCGTGGGTCCTCTCGCGCGCGGGCATGAAGCCGGAGACGATCGCGCGCCGCTCCGTCGCGTTCCTGTTGTTGAAGTCCTCGGTGAACTTCGCGGCGGTCGTCGTGGTCGGGCTGCTGGCCTTCGTCGGCGTCGTCGGGCCGTCGGAGTCGGCGTGGCTGACGCTCTTCCCGGCGGTGCTGGCGACGTTGATCATCGGGTTGGTCGCGCTGATCCCGCGGATTCCCGAAGGGCCGCCGGCACGTGACGACGACGGCCGCGCGCGCAAGCTGTGGATCGGGGCGCGCGCCGCGATCGTCACGGGCACCGCCGAGGCCGGTGTGCTGCTGCGCCGCCACGACCCGTGGCTGCTCGCCGGGATCGTCGGCTACTGGGCGTGGGACAACCTCGCGCTGTGGGCGACCTTCCACGCCGTCGGGCTGGCGCCCGGCGTGAGCGTCATCCTGTTGGGGTACTTGATCGGCCAGATCGGCGGGCTGCTGCCGATCCCGGGCGGCATCGGCGGGATCGACGGCGGCCTGATCGGGACGCTCGTCGTCTACGGCGCGCCCGCCTCGACCGCGACCGCCGCGGTGCTGGCCTACCGGTTGATCCTGTTCTGGGTCCCGCTGCTCATGGGCGCGGTCGCGTTCGCCTCGCTGCGCCGCTCGATGGCGCAGCCGGCGGGCTTCATCCCCTGCGCCGAGTAGGCGGGCGCGCGCTCAGCCGGGCTGCAGGACCACCTGGACCAGGGTCTCGTAGCCCTGGTGCGTGATCGGCGTCCAGACGGCGCCGGCGTTCTGGCTGTCGCCGTCGGACGTGTGCGAGAAGGTGGTGGCGCCGGCCTGCGGCGCGAACCAGACGTAGGCGTCGCGGGTGGTTGTCCCGGAGTTGTCCACCGTGACGATGTCGCCCTTCTGGACCTTGCAGCACGCGAAGCTGAGGCTCGACGTCGCGTAGGTGTGGACGCCGGCGTCGTGCGCCGGCAGCGGGTAGACGGGGTTGGTGGTCGTGACGACCGTGACCGTGCCGTTGCCCGACGGGCGGACGACCGAGAAGCGCAGCGGCAGGTCGATCGGGCTGTCGCCGGTCTTCACGCGGAACGTCGTGATCGTGCCGTCGGCCGGGACCGTGAGCGCGGCGGTCCAGAACTCCGTGTCCTCGGGGTCGAAGGTCGCCGGGAGCGCCGTCGGGGTCCCGCCGAGGTCGCTGCCGAACGTGATCGGGTCCTTGGCCGGCGCGAGCGTCTTGGCGCGGCGCAGGAGCCGCTTGGCGCAGGACAGCGCGCCGGAGCGCCGGCCGGCCTCGACCTTGACGTCGATGCACTCGATGTCGTCGTAGACGTCGGCGAAGGCGATGCCGTGGAGCGTGGCGCCACCGAAGCGCTTGGCGACCATCCGGGACTGGAGCTTGCGCAGCGCGGTCGCCTTCGCGCCGTAGGCGCGGCCGGCGGAGGCGCGCGCGGCGACGGCGGCGAGCGCGTTCTTGATGGTCTTGGTGTCGACCCCGGCGACACCGGCCAGGCACCTGCCGGCCGCGGCCATCCGGGCCTTCACGGCGCGCTTGGCCTTCGTGTTGCGCGCCTTCTGGACGTTGAGCGAGACGCAGTCCAGGCCGGCGATGGCCTGCGCGGCGTCGACCCCGTCGACCTGGTCGCCGAACGCGGCGGCGATCAGCTTGGCCTTGCCGGCGTGGATCGCCGCAGGACCGGCGCTGGGGTTCCCGAGCTGGGCGACGAGGCCGCCGACGCCGGCCTTGAAGTCGTCAGCGGTGCCGGAGCCGGCGGCCGAGGCGGGGCCGGCGGCGAGCAGGCTCGCGAGGAACGCGAGGGCGAGGAGGCGCATGGCCGCGCATCATCTTGATCGGGCAGCGCGGAGGCAAGCCCATTGCCGCCTACCGCTCCACCACCGCGACGCCGGCGATGTGCGGAACCGCGCTGACCGAGAAGCGACGCTCGGCGTCGAACGCGAACCCGGCGGCGGCGATCGCGGCGCGCGTGTCGCACGTGAGGTGGCAGCCGGCGGCGAGCTTGGGCCAGATGCCGCTGCGGTCCAGCCCGCGCTGGACAGCCAGGCCGGCGCGCGACTCCGCGACGACGTGCTCGTAGAACACGAGCGCGCCGCCGGGGCGCAGCACGCGCCGGACCTCCGCCAGCGCCGCGGCCTGGTCGGCCACCGAGCAGAGCACGAGGCACGCGACGACGGCGTCGAGCGACGCGTCGGCGGCGGGCAGCCGCTCGGCGGTCCCGTCGACGACCCGGATCGGGACCGGCACGCCGGGCGCGGCCGCCGCGGCGACCGCCCGCTCCCGCAGGTTCGGCTCCGGCTCGACGGCGAGGACCGACGCGACCGTCGCCGGGTAGTGCGGGAAGTTGAGGCCGTCGCCCGCGCCGACCTCCAGCACGTCGCCGGTGAGTCCGGCCAGCAGCTCCCGCCGATCGCGCCGCGACATCGCCCGCGGGCCGGCGACCGCCCAGAAGCGGGCGAACACGGGGTGAGCGGTGGGCGCGCACATGCCGACGACGCTACCCGACGCGGCGCGGTCAGCCGCGCCGGTTGGTCCGCCCCGTGCCGGCGTAGCCGGCCAGCTCGACGAGGAACGCGAGCGCGACCCACAGCCAGCGGCCGTTCCCGAGCTGGATGACCGGGGAGTAGGCGAGCACGTAGACCAGCGTCGTGAACGGCAGGAAGAAGAGGCCGAGCAGCGGCAGGATCCACGGGCCGAACGCGCGGTCGACCAGGTTGGTGGTCAACCAGACGACGACGAGCGCGACACGGGGGAAGAAGCCCGCGACGATGGCGAACAGGCAGCCCATGGACCGACCCTCCCCGACCGCGGCGGCGACCGCATCACCCGACCTGGGTGAACGGCCTCAGGCGACGGCGAGCACGCCCGCGGCGAGGTAGCCGAGCACGGTGAGCAGGCCCACGGTCCGGCCGCCGTGCTCGAAGGCCTCGGGCATCATCGAGTCGGCGAGCATCGACCAGGAAGGCGACGCCGATCCCGGCCGCGTGCCGGAGGCTCGACGCCGGCACGAGCTCGTAGGCCACGGCGCTCAGCAGCGCGCCGGCGCCGAAGCCCATCACCTGCCCGGTCAGCCGCCGGCGCTCGCGCAGCGGCCCGGCCAGCGCCTGGCCGAGGTAGAGCGCAGCTGACGACAACCCGCCCCACAGCAACGCCGACCAGACGGTCACGCCCCGCAGCTTGCGCGGCGCCGGGGTGAGCGCGGCTCACCCGCCGAGGATGACGGCCGCGCCGCGACGGACGGCGCGTGCCGGCGTCGGCCCGGGACGGGTGTGACACCATCGGCGGCGACGTCATGGAGAACCGGCGTGCCGACCCTCGCGTTCCCGTCGTCCTCGACGTCCACCTCGGGCGCAAGGTCGGCAACGAGGTGCTCGCGCACACCCGCGACCTCAGCAGCCACGGCGCGCAGGTCGTCAGCGATCGGCCGCTGCGGGTCGACGAGCAGCTGACGTTCGACGTCGAGCTGCCGTCGACCCACGCGCACCTGCGCGTGCTCGCCCGCGTCCTGCGCCACCAGCAGGACAAGACGTATGCCTTGCGCTTCGAGCAGCTCGACGCGGCGGCGCACACGGTGATCGACGACCTGCTGAGGGCGATCGCCGCGGCGCCCGCGCGCTAGTCGCGATGCTTCTGCATCACGACGCTAGCCGACCCGCACCACCTGCTTGCCCGCCCCGCTGCCCTCGGCCAGCCCCTGCTGCGCGGTGGCCGTGGCGTCCAGCCCGGCGAGCTCGGTGACGTCGACCGTCAGCGCGCCGCGCTCGAGGTCGGCGAGGACGGTGGTGAGCGCCCGCGCGACGCGCTCGGGTGCGCCGGCCGACAGGCGCGAGATGCTGAAGGCGCCGATCGACAGGTTGCCGCCGAACAGGCGCCCGGCGGGCGGGAGCGGGTCCATGGCCGCGCCGCCGGCGTTGCCGAACAGGACGATGCGCGCGCCCGGCGCGGCGACCTCGAGGTCGACGTCGAGCAGCCGCGTGCCCTGCGGGTCGAGGATGACGTCGACGCCGCGCCCGTCGGTCTGCTCGAGGATCGCGGCCGCGAGATCCGCGCCGCGGCCCAGGACCACGTCGTAGCCGGCGCGCTCGCCCGCGGCGATGCGGTCCGGACCCCCGACGGTCCCGACGATCCGGCCGGCGCCCGACACCCGGGCCTGCCGGGCCAGCGCCTGGCCGACGCCCCCGGCGGCGGAGTGGACGAGCAGCGTCTCGCCCGGCCGCAGGCGCCCGGCGTCGCCGAGCAGCAGCGCCGCCGTGGTCAGGACGGCGGGCGCCGCGGCCGCCTCGGCGTCGCCGACGCCCTCCGGGATCGCGACCGTCAAGGCGCTCCGGGCCACGGCGACCTCGGCCAGGCCGCCCGAACCGGTGAACGCCGCCACGCGCGTGCCGGGCGGCGGCCCGTCGACGCCCGGGCCCAGCGCGCGCACGGTCCCGGCCACCTCGAGGCCCGGGACGAACGGCCACGCGTCGGCGTAGCCCGGGTCGCCGCGGCGCGCCATGACGTCGATGAAGTTGACGCCGGCGTGGTGGACGTCGATCGTCAGCTCGCCCGGACCGGGCTCCGGGACCGGGAGGTCGGCGACGCGCGTCGTCGAGCCGTCCGGCGCCGGGGCGTCGAAGACGACGGCGCGCATCACGCGGCCACCGCCGGCGCGAGCGCCTCGACGCGCGCGACGAACTCGGCGGGCAGCTCGACGTCGACGTTGACCGCGCCGCCGCCGGTCGCGACCTCCGCCTCGTCGA contains:
- a CDS encoding class I SAM-dependent methyltransferase produces the protein MCAPTAHPVFARFWAVAGPRAMSRRDRRELLAGLTGDVLEVGAGDGLNFPHYPATVASVLAVEPEPNLRERAVAAAAAPGVPVPIRVVDGTAERLPAADASLDAVVACLVLCSVADQAAALAEVRRVLRPGGALVFYEHVVAESRAGLAVQRGLDRSGIWPKLAAGCHLTCDTRAAIAAAGFAFDAERRFSVSAVPHIAGVAVVER
- a CDS encoding 6-phospho-beta-glucosidase, which translates into the protein MKLTIVGGGGFRVPLVYTALLGLRERLGIDEVVLHDVDRSRLDRIAPVLSGLAIEHEVKLPFRGTTDLVDAVQGADFVLCAIRVGQLEGRVVDESVPLGLGVLGQETTGPGGICFALRTIPVMMELAETMAEHAPDAWLVNFTNPAGMVTEAVQRVLGDRAIGICDSPAGLFRRVARALGRDHDELWFDYFGLNHLGWLHGVRDRDRELLPALLEADDKLGTFEEGRLFGGDWLRSLEMIPNEYLYYFYYAADTVNAIRQSPESRGAFLLKQQRAFYAEGEQPPGTALESWRGTRHDRERTYMAEARSAAGDACEHEIDVNGGYEGEAMAVLDAIANNTRAVLVLNTANRSALPFLDERAVVEVPCVVGRNGPVPVAIGEVAPHARALVETMKDVERTTIDAALSGSRQQAIRALALHPLVPSVNTAREIFEGYCERLPGLAEAFAQ
- a CDS encoding carbohydrate kinase family protein; this translates as MTIDLVCGDAAFVDMTFLGLDALPAAGEERHARELLRSPGGAATVAIGAARLGLSVGLAFPLGADADGDAVRAVLADEGVAVNDRQVARTSVTVVMPTDGERAMATYDADAELTAGDVAGFAPRAVVLSVQRLACVPEDASSYATIGDDGARAHAGGALPTELARARALIVNAREARVLSGRDDVADAARALTAAAPRVVVTLGADGALSADRDQDVVRVPGVVVDPVVDTTGAGDLFTAAYIWSDLAGGTPEDSLRWACLAAALSVRVPTAVAGAQGRAALVAAGAERGLAVPAHSSSPRVWGAGS
- a CDS encoding lysylphosphatidylglycerol synthase transmembrane domain-containing protein; translation: MARTPAPAPPTSSMPTGLDTRTLVRRAAQAAALLLVLVLVAVLAPGLGEVRDRLSGASPGWLALAVVFEVLSSLSYVVMFRPVFCSLMSWRSAAEVGLSEVGMGSIVPASGAGGVALGAWVLSRAGMKPETIARRSVAFLLLKSSVNFAAVVVVGLLAFVGVVGPSESAWLTLFPAVLATLIIGLVALIPRIPEGPPARDDDGRARKLWIGARAAIVTGTAEAGVLLRRHDPWLLAGIVGYWAWDNLALWATFHAVGLAPGVSVILLGYLIGQIGGLLPIPGGIGGIDGGLIGTLVVYGAPASTATAAVLAYRLILFWVPLLMGAVAFASLRRSMAQPAGFIPCAE
- a CDS encoding extracellular solute-binding protein, encoding MKASRVLGSVVAIGATALAAGCGTPGGDDSSNAPKTTTAAQAKPDIAKAGNVTLTVWDQEVRGGQAAQIKELNKQFQAKYPNVKIKRVAKSFDDLNTTLKLAVSGPKAPDVVEANQGLGVMGQLVKAKLLRPIDDYAKIYGWADRYPSLLLDLNKFEANGTTFGSGDLYGLSQMGEIVGVFYNKKKVTTPPKTLAEFEQQLAAAKQSGDVPIQFGNLDKWPGIHEYETVLGQVAPKQSVRDFVFQKSGASFDTPEFQDAAAKIQDWAKKGYFTDDFNGTGYDPAWQRFAKGRGHFLIAGTWLVADLAKQMGDNVGFMPLPGQQAGGDPVALGGESLPFTVTSKSKHPDVAAAYIDFLTDQNATNVLAQTDNLPAMKYDAPAPSAALTKDVATAWKALGDADGLIPYADYTTPTFGDDLGGAIQQMLAGKDSPTDFTKGVQEKVDASKSS
- a CDS encoding carbohydrate ABC transporter permease, encoding MARPVATADTPVALGRGGGASADAPEPARRVRFGGRARDRPPGEPRRVAYLYLIPAALIFGTFTLAPLVHSVWLSLFQWDGITAGKWVGLHNYADVLSDPVQREAFGHALVLLIFYAVIPLLIGLLIAGLVARSHIRGFAFFRVVLFLPQVIALVVVAVMWRMIYDPNDGPINETLRSIGLGGLAKSWLGDFDVALPAVGLIGTWVMYGLAMVLLTAGVQKIPRSLYDAARVDGAGPVREFFAVTLPALRGEIAVALTLSTIAALRNFDLVYITTKGGPGTSTSVPAYQVYERAFLTGKVGSASAMGLMLAALIFVLSAIINRVAERGQAR
- a CDS encoding DeoR/GlpR family DNA-binding transcription regulator gives rise to the protein MVPAQRRQRILNAVRSGTAHVSDLARAFEVSEMTVRRDLRALQDAGQLERVHGGAVHTVPERPFAEIALEGQEAKDRIGRVAAGLVQDGQTVMLDIGTTALQVARHLRGRDITLITTNLAVLDELRADDTVELVLPGGLVRRNYLSTVGVLAEDALRQLSADVAFLGTSAVDQDLSVWDTTMIEVPIKRAMIRAAARVVLLADSEKFSMNGVVRICGPEDLDQIITDADLPAPDRSAIEDAGIEVTIA
- the iolG gene encoding inositol 2-dehydrogenase; protein product: MSDGAAVRIGILGLGRIGTLHAELLARRVAGARVTRVFDVDGARAAAVGAALDVVVAGSATALLEADDVDAVAICTSTDTHAALIEAAARAGKAIFCEKPVSLDLAAVDAALDAVVDASLTFQIGFNRRFDPAHAAVRRAVADGVVGAPQLVRVTSRDPAPPPLSYAATSGGLFLDMTIHDFDMARFVTGSEVVRVSAFGAARVVPELAELGDVDTAVVVLEHADGCLTTIDNARQAAYGYDQRVEVHGALGMATSENPPAHTGSVRTANGTASSVLPHFFLERYAAAFAAQWDAFVAACRDGGPGSPGVADARAPLAIGLAALRSRAERRPVDLAEVDPPPLSRPLTTSPTQ
- a CDS encoding sugar phosphate isomerase/epimerase family protein codes for the protein MDAVRRQPSSVRSALAGAPISWGVCEVPGWGAMLPPARVFEEMASLGLGATELGPVGDWLPLDAAAIRRATDAYDLQLVGGFVPLALHRDDATTAAELDRAQRIGSVMAQAGADTFVVALVEDDAWSAPAALDEAAWWQLATHLEQLSLVVADLGMTAVVHPHQGTLIERAEAVDRLASLIDVAWCLDPGHLALGGYDPLAFVERYGARVLHVHLKDIDLRVAARLNAGELTLMAAVQAGLFVPLGTGDAGIADVVAALDARGYDRWMVLEQDCAIVGPEPAPGDGPVLAVAESVRFLAGMEAAR